The following proteins are encoded in a genomic region of Haloarcula marina:
- a CDS encoding alkaline phosphatase family protein yields the protein MQTLVIGLDGVCLSVLEPLMDEDVVPTLAEIRSGGAAGPLRSQLPPWTPSAWPSMYTGVNPGKHGVYSFLHFDGYDWDVVNRSHVKEFAVWELLSMNGFSSVVLNVPATHPPREFDGVLVPGYIAPEGAACHPSGVWTELQEELGGYSLYANTLRANASDGGLAEGLSRLTRMRGDAFRYLVEKHDPDFGFVQFQATDTVYHQFPGDEAVIRGVYSAVDHEVSQILDACNPDLTLVVSDHGLGSIDGREFRVNEYLRENGYVATTTGSGMPSWKSLAADETENAGWTDAAESLAAKTLEQAARIGITSQRIGAVLRRLGVEDRVLETVPIDLVRAGTEQTDFAASTAYMRVRTEMGVRLNLEGREPDGVVSPENYEQIRTELMKALEGVMTPEGDPVFEAVYRREAVFDGPYVDDAPDIVTVPNRFDHFLVATHKGATFGDPTEPWEHKRDGVVMATGDDIDPETNLDGAHLFDVTPTILTSFGLPVGERMDGGPLSVVDSAARTTYPSFSPAETVATDDVAVEDRLSDLGYLE from the coding sequence ATGCAAACTCTGGTAATTGGTCTCGACGGTGTCTGTCTGTCCGTACTCGAACCGCTGATGGACGAGGATGTCGTACCGACCCTCGCCGAAATCCGGAGTGGCGGTGCCGCGGGGCCGCTCCGGTCACAACTACCGCCATGGACACCCAGTGCGTGGCCCTCGATGTACACGGGTGTCAACCCCGGTAAACATGGCGTCTACAGTTTTCTTCACTTCGATGGCTACGACTGGGACGTGGTCAACCGTTCACACGTAAAGGAGTTCGCGGTCTGGGAACTGCTCTCGATGAACGGTTTTAGTTCGGTCGTTCTCAACGTCCCAGCCACGCATCCACCACGTGAGTTCGATGGGGTTCTCGTACCCGGATACATCGCTCCCGAGGGGGCAGCGTGCCATCCATCTGGCGTCTGGACCGAACTCCAGGAGGAACTCGGCGGATACTCGCTCTACGCCAATACACTCAGAGCCAACGCGTCGGACGGGGGCTTGGCTGAGGGACTGTCACGGCTTACGCGAATGCGCGGCGACGCGTTCCGCTATCTTGTCGAGAAACACGACCCGGACTTCGGCTTCGTGCAGTTCCAAGCGACCGATACCGTCTACCACCAATTTCCCGGTGACGAAGCGGTCATTCGCGGGGTCTACAGCGCTGTCGACCATGAGGTAAGTCAAATTCTCGACGCCTGTAACCCCGACCTGACACTGGTAGTAAGCGACCACGGGCTCGGTTCTATAGATGGTCGCGAATTTCGAGTCAACGAGTACCTCAGAGAAAACGGCTACGTCGCTACAACGACGGGAAGCGGAATGCCGTCTTGGAAGTCACTCGCCGCCGACGAAACGGAGAACGCTGGGTGGACCGATGCAGCGGAGTCGCTAGCTGCGAAGACGCTTGAACAAGCTGCGCGCATCGGAATTACGAGCCAGCGCATCGGGGCTGTTCTGCGACGCCTCGGGGTGGAGGACAGGGTCCTCGAAACGGTACCGATAGACCTTGTCCGCGCGGGAACCGAACAGACCGACTTCGCGGCGTCGACCGCTTACATGCGGGTTCGAACGGAGATGGGCGTTCGCCTCAATCTCGAAGGCCGAGAACCGGACGGCGTCGTCTCACCGGAGAACTACGAGCAGATTCGCACCGAGTTGATGAAGGCGTTGGAGGGAGTGATGACACCGGAGGGGGACCCGGTCTTCGAAGCCGTCTACCGACGCGAAGCGGTGTTCGACGGCCCCTACGTCGACGACGCACCGGATATCGTGACCGTCCCGAACCGCTTCGACCATTTCTTGGTGGCAACGCACAAGGGAGCGACGTTCGGGGATCCGACCGAACCGTGGGAACACAAACGTGACGGGGTCGTCATGGCGACAGGCGACGACATAGATCCGGAGACGAATCTCGATGGGGCACACCTCTTCGATGTCACACCGACGATTCTGACGAGTTTCGGGCTTCCGGTCGGCGAGCGGATGGACGGCGGCCCGCTCTCTGTCGTCGACTCAGCTGCGCGAACCACGTACCCTTCCTTTTCCCCGGCTGAAACTGTTGCGACTGACGATGTCGCCGTTGAGGACCGACTATCGGACTTGGGATATCTGGAGTGA
- a CDS encoding nucleotide sugar dehydrogenase: MTSVSIVGMGYVGLPLGLSLDAEGYDVVGYDTDEQKVEAFNRGDDPTTEVGSEAVRRSNITFTADQRTIASSDYYIITVPTPIDETGRPDLSFVEAAGETVGNHLTEGSTVVLESTVFPGATREVLLPALERESGRVAGEGFFVGYSPERIVPGNSAKDIEDIVKIVSGHDETALNRLRSLYDDIVDAGIHTTRTMEIAEAAKCLENTQRDVNIALMNEFALGCQQVDIPIDAREVIDAASTKWNFHEYHPGSVGGHCIPVDPKYLIWKFEQHGFEFSVMRAAREVNSDFAAHIARITTNGLTERMQILDAEPEAVNADGGQLSESKNSSPRILVLGLAYKPNTTDIRSPVLKDAIDRLQDIGEVVGIDPHAPNEEIRSNFDITVQDELSVEDFDALLVTTPHDQFKSLDLGALSGEMNELPLMVDVTGTYDYEEAIEQGFLYRGL; this comes from the coding sequence ATGACTTCTGTGAGCATCGTCGGGATGGGATACGTCGGGCTACCTCTCGGACTCTCACTCGATGCCGAAGGATACGACGTTGTTGGCTACGACACGGACGAACAGAAAGTCGAAGCCTTCAATCGAGGAGACGACCCAACCACCGAAGTGGGTTCGGAAGCCGTCCGCCGGAGCAATATCACGTTTACCGCCGATCAGAGGACGATTGCATCCAGCGATTACTACATCATCACAGTGCCGACTCCCATCGACGAGACGGGACGACCGGATTTGTCTTTCGTCGAGGCCGCCGGTGAGACCGTCGGCAATCATCTCACCGAGGGTTCGACAGTCGTCCTTGAGTCGACGGTCTTCCCGGGTGCAACGCGTGAAGTCCTCCTTCCGGCACTGGAACGAGAATCCGGACGGGTCGCCGGGGAAGGCTTCTTCGTCGGCTATTCGCCGGAGCGGATCGTTCCCGGAAACTCCGCCAAAGACATCGAAGATATCGTCAAAATCGTCAGCGGCCACGACGAGACGGCCCTCAATCGGCTCCGTTCGCTCTACGACGATATCGTCGACGCAGGTATCCACACGACGCGAACGATGGAAATCGCTGAAGCCGCCAAATGCCTGGAGAACACCCAACGTGACGTGAACATCGCGCTGATGAACGAGTTCGCACTCGGCTGTCAGCAGGTGGATATCCCGATAGACGCGCGTGAGGTAATCGACGCCGCATCGACGAAGTGGAACTTCCACGAGTACCACCCGGGGAGCGTGGGTGGCCACTGCATTCCCGTCGACCCGAAATACTTAATTTGGAAGTTCGAGCAACACGGATTCGAATTTTCTGTCATGCGGGCCGCGCGGGAGGTCAATAGCGACTTTGCGGCCCACATTGCCAGGATTACAACCAACGGACTTACGGAGCGAATGCAAATACTGGACGCAGAGCCAGAAGCCGTGAACGCCGACGGGGGACAGTTGTCAGAATCGAAGAACAGCAGCCCTCGAATACTCGTTCTCGGGTTGGCCTACAAGCCGAACACGACCGATATCCGCTCACCCGTACTCAAAGACGCAATCGACCGGTTACAGGACATCGGCGAGGTGGTCGGAATCGACCCACACGCACCGAACGAAGAGATTCGGTCCAATTTCGACATCACCGTCCAAGACGAACTGTCAGTCGAGGATTTCGATGCGCTACTTGTAACTACGCCACATGACCAGTTCAAATCGTTGGACCTCGGGGCCTTGAGCGGTGAGATGAACGAGCTACCGCTGATGGTCGACGTGACGGGGACCTACGATTACGAGGAAGCGATTGAGCAGGGCTTTCTCTACCGAGGACTGTAA
- a CDS encoding glycosyltransferase family 2 protein has translation MYASSTVGVVIPAYNEAQFIGSVIQDIPEYVDRIYVVDDASTDGTWGQILAAATTDASESVSREKQADGGMDRRAPSEGPKPRQPSEIAEQNETDRAAALKRDWNLESMAETNDSVHTALTDRTDRVVRHGRVVAIQHGTNQGAGGAIKTGYLAALVDAVDAVATIDGDGQMDPQMLSLLLDQIVDEKAGYAKGNRLLYREYRSEMPTFRLVGNSILTFLTKIASGYWRVMDPQNGYTVISRQALKAVGVEDLYEGYGYCNELLIKLNVTETRIADVPTAVNYSDEESHIRYSSYIPKVSLLLLTGFLWRLKTKYFIVDCHPLVFFYVFGAGITGFGTFGGLYTLWSFFTANASVLFEGLLSTLLVVTGLLFLLFAMVFDRQANDSLVRPQQFDAVNSTD, from the coding sequence ATGTACGCAAGCAGCACCGTCGGCGTGGTTATCCCAGCATACAACGAAGCACAGTTCATCGGCAGCGTCATTCAAGATATCCCCGAGTACGTCGACCGGATATACGTCGTCGACGACGCTTCGACTGACGGCACGTGGGGGCAAATACTCGCAGCGGCGACAACCGACGCCAGCGAGTCGGTATCACGGGAGAAACAGGCCGACGGCGGAATGGACCGGCGGGCGCCGAGTGAGGGACCCAAACCGCGCCAACCCAGCGAGATAGCCGAACAGAACGAGACCGACCGAGCGGCTGCGTTGAAACGGGACTGGAATCTCGAATCGATGGCTGAAACGAACGATAGCGTTCACACCGCACTCACCGACCGGACAGACCGAGTGGTTCGACACGGCCGCGTCGTCGCGATACAACATGGCACGAATCAGGGGGCAGGCGGCGCAATTAAGACCGGGTATCTCGCGGCCCTCGTCGACGCCGTGGATGCCGTCGCGACCATCGACGGTGACGGTCAGATGGACCCGCAGATGCTCTCGCTCCTCTTGGATCAGATAGTCGACGAGAAGGCGGGGTACGCGAAGGGAAACAGGCTATTGTATCGAGAGTACCGGAGCGAGATGCCGACCTTCAGGCTCGTCGGCAACTCCATCCTGACGTTCCTGACGAAGATCGCGAGCGGGTACTGGCGAGTCATGGACCCGCAGAACGGCTACACCGTGATTTCTCGGCAGGCACTCAAAGCAGTGGGCGTCGAGGACCTCTACGAGGGATACGGCTACTGTAACGAGTTGCTCATCAAACTCAACGTGACTGAAACACGCATCGCCGACGTACCGACCGCTGTAAACTACTCCGACGAAGAGAGCCACATCCGATACTCGTCGTACATTCCGAAGGTGTCACTGTTGTTGCTGACTGGCTTTCTGTGGCGCTTGAAGACCAAGTACTTCATCGTGGACTGCCACCCGCTGGTGTTCTTCTACGTGTTCGGTGCGGGAATCACGGGCTTTGGCACGTTCGGGGGGCTGTACACCCTGTGGAGCTTCTTCACCGCGAACGCGAGCGTCCTCTTCGAAGGCCTGCTCTCAACGCTGCTGGTCGTGACCGGGTTGCTGTTCCTCCTGTTCGCGATGGTGTTCGACAGGCAGGCCAACGACTCCCTCGTGCGCCCCCAGCAGTTCGACGCAGTCAACTCGACTGACTGA
- a CDS encoding ABC transporter permease: protein MVSALQLLEILLNGLTIGMVYVLVAAGLSIVFGVMDVLNLSHGELLALGAYFAFSMVVGFGEGGFWLALVVVPLLVGGIGALLERGLINRVYGRGQLAQILLTFGLLLIIYDVKQLAWGTDAKLISPPSVLNQAVDLLGFSYSRYNYFMILAGAALTLVTWALLQHTRFGLVVRAGSEDREMVRNLGIDIDRYYTLVFGFGAALAAFGGVVLGGYQNVNPEMGNAVIIPAFVIVVLGGLGSFRGAVVGGLVVGVIQSVVSTFLPELQGMLIFALMISVLLVRPEGLFGGGGDSVDAGDSEPSDFVSGLGGGVLSDRLHTRLGVAVVALLAFVPVFEGVLYSGFVVSLLTTALIWALFALSLDVVLGYSGLISLGHALFYGLGAYTVVLVLLHVTPSAFVALALAMAVSALAAAVVGRLSIRVSGVYFVMMTLAFAEIVREAAVKVDFTGGSNGLFGAPEPFYGVGPVGFRFSEVLVGIEPFAFTGDSLFYYFVLATAVCAYLFVRRLMRSPFGTVLQAVRESELRARFVGYDVQAFKRRAFTVSGTLAGVAGALFALNSGFASPSLLNWINSGDVVVMTVLGGSGTLYGPMLGAAVFTVFEERLSSIIPWWRLLLGTMFVLVVLFLPKGLVSLPMRLHGLVGGREDDAVGDTRPREVETDD from the coding sequence ATGGTCTCGGCGCTGCAACTCCTCGAAATTCTCCTCAACGGGTTGACTATCGGGATGGTCTACGTCCTCGTCGCCGCGGGCCTCTCTATCGTCTTCGGCGTGATGGACGTGTTGAACCTCTCGCACGGGGAACTGCTCGCGCTCGGGGCGTACTTCGCGTTCTCGATGGTCGTCGGCTTCGGCGAGGGCGGGTTCTGGCTGGCGCTCGTCGTCGTTCCGTTGCTGGTCGGCGGTATCGGAGCACTCCTCGAACGCGGCCTCATCAACCGCGTCTACGGCCGCGGCCAACTCGCACAGATTCTGCTCACGTTCGGTCTCCTGCTCATCATCTACGACGTGAAGCAGTTGGCCTGGGGCACGGACGCGAAACTCATCTCCCCGCCGTCGGTGCTGAATCAGGCCGTCGACCTCTTGGGCTTCTCCTACTCGCGGTACAACTACTTCATGATTCTCGCGGGAGCGGCGCTCACCCTCGTCACGTGGGCGTTGCTCCAGCACACCCGATTCGGCCTCGTGGTTCGAGCGGGGTCCGAAGACCGCGAGATGGTCCGGAACCTCGGCATCGATATCGACCGCTACTACACGCTCGTCTTCGGGTTCGGCGCGGCACTGGCCGCGTTCGGCGGCGTCGTCCTCGGCGGCTACCAGAACGTGAATCCCGAGATGGGCAACGCCGTCATCATCCCGGCGTTCGTCATCGTCGTGTTGGGCGGCCTCGGGAGTTTCCGCGGGGCCGTCGTCGGCGGCCTCGTCGTCGGCGTCATCCAGAGCGTCGTCAGCACCTTCCTGCCGGAGTTACAGGGGATGCTCATCTTCGCGCTCATGATTTCCGTGTTGCTCGTCCGCCCGGAGGGACTGTTCGGCGGCGGCGGCGACAGCGTCGACGCGGGCGACTCCGAGCCGAGCGACTTCGTCAGTGGCCTGGGTGGGGGCGTCCTCAGCGACCGCCTCCACACCCGGTTGGGAGTCGCCGTCGTCGCCCTCCTCGCGTTCGTCCCGGTGTTCGAGGGCGTCCTCTACTCCGGGTTCGTCGTCTCGCTCTTGACGACGGCGCTCATCTGGGCGCTGTTCGCGCTGAGCCTCGACGTGGTCCTCGGCTACTCGGGCCTCATCTCGCTGGGGCACGCGCTGTTCTACGGCCTCGGCGCGTACACCGTCGTCCTCGTATTGCTCCACGTGACGCCGTCGGCGTTCGTCGCGCTGGCGCTCGCGATGGCCGTCTCCGCGCTGGCCGCCGCCGTCGTCGGCCGCCTCTCGATTCGCGTCTCCGGCGTCTACTTCGTGATGATGACGCTCGCCTTCGCCGAAATCGTCCGCGAGGCCGCCGTCAAAGTCGACTTCACCGGGGGGAGTAACGGCCTGTTCGGCGCGCCTGAACCGTTCTACGGCGTCGGTCCGGTCGGCTTTCGCTTCAGCGAAGTCCTCGTCGGCATCGAACCGTTCGCGTTCACCGGTGACTCGCTGTTCTACTACTTCGTGCTCGCGACGGCCGTCTGTGCGTACCTGTTCGTCCGCCGCCTGATGCGCTCGCCCTTCGGGACCGTCCTGCAGGCGGTTCGGGAGAGCGAACTCCGCGCGCGCTTCGTCGGCTACGACGTACAGGCGTTCAAGCGCCGCGCGTTCACCGTCAGCGGGACGCTCGCCGGAGTCGCGGGCGCGCTGTTCGCGCTCAACAGCGGGTTCGCCAGCCCCTCGCTGTTGAACTGGATAAACAGCGGCGACGTGGTCGTGATGACCGTCCTCGGCGGGTCCGGCACGCTCTACGGCCCGATGCTCGGCGCGGCCGTGTTCACCGTCTTCGAGGAACGTCTCTCGTCGATTATCCCGTGGTGGCGACTCCTGCTCGGGACCATGTTCGTCCTCGTCGTCCTCTTCCTGCCGAAGGGACTGGTATCGCTGCCGATGCGTCTCCACGGGTTGGTCGGCGGCCGCGAGGACGACGCCGTCGGCGACACCCGGCCTCGGGAGGTCGAAACCGATGACTGA
- a CDS encoding ABC transporter ATP-binding protein, whose product MTEPGYRETGDIALRTEGLTKAFGEFRAVDGVDLSIERGEFRSVIGPNGAGKTTLFNLISGALTPSSGTISLLGTDITAQSPAERVESGLARSFQLTTVFDGLSVRENVRLAAQAAEFGDLSTAQQLFVGTESLAAVDQRTDSVLDSVGLADLADAQASTLAYGDRRRLELGLVLATDPEVVLLDEPTAGMSGEETAATIDLVEDVLAEKTLVLVEHDVDLVMRISDRITVLNGGQSIATGTPGEIADNDEVQRAYLGGYDA is encoded by the coding sequence ATGACTGAACCCGGCTACCGAGAGACGGGCGACATCGCCCTCCGCACCGAAGGCCTCACCAAAGCGTTCGGCGAGTTCCGGGCCGTCGACGGCGTCGACCTGTCTATCGAGCGCGGCGAGTTCCGGAGCGTCATCGGCCCGAACGGGGCCGGTAAGACGACCCTATTCAACCTCATCAGCGGGGCACTGACGCCGAGTTCGGGGACGATTTCGCTCCTCGGGACGGACATCACCGCCCAGTCGCCCGCCGAACGCGTCGAGAGCGGACTGGCGCGGTCGTTCCAGTTGACGACGGTGTTCGACGGCCTCTCGGTGCGAGAGAACGTCCGCCTCGCCGCCCAAGCCGCCGAGTTCGGCGACCTCTCGACGGCACAGCAACTGTTCGTCGGGACGGAGTCGCTGGCGGCGGTCGACCAGCGGACCGACTCGGTCCTCGACAGCGTCGGCCTCGCCGACCTCGCCGACGCCCAAGCGAGCACGCTCGCCTACGGCGACCGCCGCCGCCTCGAACTCGGGCTGGTGCTGGCGACCGACCCCGAAGTCGTGTTGCTCGACGAACCGACCGCGGGGATGAGCGGCGAGGAGACGGCCGCGACCATCGACCTCGTCGAAGACGTACTCGCCGAGAAGACGCTCGTGCTGGTCGAACACGACGTGGACCTCGTGATGCGCATCTCCGACCGCATCACCGTTCTCAACGGCGGGCAGTCGATTGCGACCGGAACGCCAGGCGAAATCGCCGACAACGACGAGGTTCAGCGGGCCTATCTCGGAGGATACGACGCATGA
- a CDS encoding ABC transporter ATP-binding protein, producing MTNTSDGRPATHRLDDPLLRVEGVSAGYDATTVLQNVGFDVGRGEVVGIVGRNGVGKTTTLRTIMGNLAPRSGSITYDGVDIAGMGPEATVAEGIALVPEERRVFDSLSVRENLELAELGGSGGGRSIEDVLATFENLAEREHAPGSALSGGEQQMLAIARALVSGADCLLLDEPTEGLAPLIVERVIDVVRELRADGLTVLLVEQNVHVALDVCDYVYVVANGQVVHGSPADELRADGEVLDRHLGVGQ from the coding sequence ATGACGAATACGTCCGACGGACGACCGGCGACGCACCGCCTCGACGACCCCCTGCTGCGCGTCGAGGGCGTGAGCGCCGGGTACGACGCGACGACGGTCCTCCAGAACGTCGGCTTCGACGTGGGCCGTGGCGAAGTCGTCGGCATCGTCGGCCGCAACGGCGTCGGAAAGACGACCACGCTGCGGACCATTATGGGCAACCTCGCGCCCCGGAGCGGGTCGATAACCTACGACGGCGTCGACATCGCCGGAATGGGGCCGGAAGCAACGGTCGCCGAAGGCATCGCGCTCGTGCCCGAGGAACGGCGCGTCTTCGACTCGCTGAGCGTTCGCGAGAACCTCGAACTCGCGGAGTTGGGCGGGTCCGGCGGCGGGCGGAGTATCGAGGACGTACTGGCGACCTTCGAGAACCTCGCCGAGCGCGAACACGCCCCCGGGAGCGCGCTCAGCGGCGGCGAACAGCAGATGCTCGCCATCGCCCGCGCGCTGGTCAGCGGCGCGGACTGCCTCTTGCTGGACGAACCGACCGAGGGCCTCGCCCCGCTCATCGTGGAGCGAGTCATCGACGTGGTCCGTGAACTGCGAGCCGACGGCCTCACCGTCTTGCTGGTCGAACAGAACGTCCACGTCGCCCTCGACGTGTGTGATTACGTCTACGTCGTCGCGAACGGGCAGGTCGTCCACGGCAGTCCGGCAGACGAATTGCGGGCCGACGGCGAGGTGCTGGACCGGCATCTCGGCGTGGGTCAGTAG
- a CDS encoding Lrp/AsnC family transcriptional regulator, whose amino-acid sequence MADEEIDDVDRAILYALQEDARNMSSGDIAERTGTSDSTVRKRIQRLESDGVIKGYSASVDYQRSGYPLRMLLFCTASIPERGELVPDILGIEGVVSVQELVTGEQNLLVTAVGESDDDITPVAQELLDMGLTVADEVLVREHETTPFGKFDSERSTADDA is encoded by the coding sequence ATGGCCGACGAGGAGATCGACGACGTGGACAGGGCAATCCTGTATGCACTCCAGGAAGACGCTCGGAACATGTCGTCCGGAGACATCGCGGAGCGGACCGGCACCTCGGACAGTACCGTCCGCAAGCGCATCCAGCGTCTCGAATCCGACGGCGTAATCAAAGGCTACAGTGCCAGCGTCGACTACCAGCGGTCGGGCTATCCGCTCCGAATGTTGCTCTTCTGCACCGCGTCGATACCCGAGCGGGGCGAACTCGTCCCGGACATTCTGGGCATCGAGGGCGTCGTCTCGGTCCAAGAGTTGGTCACCGGCGAACAGAACCTCCTCGTGACTGCCGTCGGCGAATCTGACGACGACATCACGCCCGTCGCACAGGAACTCCTCGATATGGGACTCACCGTTGCCGACGAAGTGCTCGTTCGGGAACACGAGACGACGCCGTTCGGCAAGTTCGATTCCGAGCGCTCCACAGCGGACGACGCCTGA
- a CDS encoding proton-conducting transporter membrane subunit translates to MSERTSKPTIGALPDTTVESPSVPVALTWLVWSLFAASIAALVARVRFGGAWEVPGLVVVDGLTVLLWVVVTFFSGIVHSYSRRYMAGSARETSFFATVFGFTVVVMGLVAADHVALFWLLWLAMGLLMAKLIGLADGWTQAQVAASVARKYFLASSALLGVALTALWWATGATTVSGFAAAADGLGGAVWLLGVAALVLAAMIQSALVPFHGWLLSSMTAPTPASALMHAGFVNAGGILLARFAPVVTVDATLMLAIVVVGATSALLGKLLKTVQTDVKSELGCSTVGQMGFMLMQAGLGFFGAAITHLVLHGFYKAYHFLSAGGEVERTGPGESDAHETTLAGVVVTVATGLAGGALFAVLTGKGTSLDSGLLLVLFVVLTTLHAARNAVAHTSLPATARYGAVPLVFIPAIAVYAFVYEGISALLSGLPVVSAPTELTALHGVLALVFLAVYVAMEAGVHERSQRLYVALLNASQPASSTVLTTTEDYNEY, encoded by the coding sequence ATGTCAGAACGTACCTCGAAACCGACGATCGGAGCGCTCCCGGACACGACGGTGGAATCGCCGTCCGTGCCCGTCGCACTAACGTGGCTCGTGTGGTCGCTGTTCGCCGCGAGCATCGCCGCCCTCGTCGCCCGAGTCCGATTCGGTGGTGCGTGGGAGGTCCCCGGTCTCGTCGTCGTCGACGGCCTGACCGTCCTGCTGTGGGTGGTCGTCACGTTCTTCAGCGGTATCGTCCACAGCTACTCGCGCCGCTACATGGCCGGTAGTGCCCGCGAGACGAGCTTCTTCGCGACCGTGTTCGGCTTCACCGTCGTCGTGATGGGGCTCGTCGCGGCCGACCACGTCGCGCTGTTCTGGCTGCTCTGGCTGGCTATGGGCCTGTTGATGGCGAAACTCATCGGTCTCGCCGACGGCTGGACGCAGGCACAGGTCGCCGCAAGCGTCGCCCGGAAGTACTTCCTCGCCAGCAGCGCGCTCCTCGGTGTCGCACTGACCGCGCTATGGTGGGCAACGGGCGCGACGACGGTGTCCGGGTTCGCCGCGGCCGCCGACGGCCTCGGCGGTGCGGTATGGCTCCTCGGCGTGGCCGCACTCGTCCTCGCGGCGATGATTCAGTCCGCACTGGTCCCGTTCCACGGCTGGCTGCTCTCCTCGATGACTGCGCCGACGCCCGCCTCGGCGCTGATGCACGCCGGGTTCGTCAACGCGGGCGGCATCCTGCTGGCCCGGTTCGCCCCGGTCGTGACCGTCGACGCCACCCTGATGCTCGCTATCGTGGTCGTCGGCGCGACGAGTGCGTTGCTCGGAAAGCTCCTGAAGACCGTCCAGACGGACGTCAAGAGCGAACTGGGCTGCTCGACGGTCGGGCAGATGGGCTTCATGCTCATGCAGGCTGGCCTCGGCTTCTTCGGGGCCGCTATCACCCACCTCGTTCTGCACGGCTTCTACAAGGCGTATCACTTCCTCAGTGCGGGCGGAGAGGTCGAGCGCACCGGTCCCGGCGAGAGCGACGCCCACGAGACGACGCTCGCGGGCGTCGTGGTCACCGTCGCAACCGGACTGGCGGGTGGCGCGTTGTTCGCGGTTCTCACCGGGAAGGGCACGAGTCTCGACAGCGGACTCCTGCTCGTCCTGTTCGTGGTACTCACCACGCTGCACGCGGCCCGTAACGCCGTCGCACACACCTCGCTCCCGGCGACGGCCCGCTACGGCGCGGTCCCGCTGGTCTTCATCCCCGCTATCGCCGTCTACGCGTTCGTCTACGAAGGCATCTCGGCGCTACTGTCCGGACTCCCGGTCGTCTCGGCGCCGACCGAACTGACCGCGCTCCACGGCGTCCTCGCCCTCGTCTTCCTCGCCGTCTACGTCGCGATGGAGGCGGGCGTCCACGAGCGCAGCCAGCGCCTCTACGTCGCGCTGTTGAACGCGAGCCAACCCGCTTCCAGCACTGTGCTGACCACTACGGAGGACTACAATGAGTACTGA